The sequence below is a genomic window from Bradyrhizobium septentrionale.
CGCTGCTGCGCAAGTCGGACATCCTGGTCGAGAATTTGCGTCCCGGCGCCGCCGAGCGGCTCGGGATCGACTATGAGGCGAACCGGCAGGTCAACCCCGCGATCGTGCATTGCGCGCTGACCGGCTACGGATCGACCGGCGCCGACCGGCGTCTCAAGGCCTATGATTTGATGATCCAGGCGGCGTCCGGGTTGATGTCGATCACCGGAGCGCCGGACAGCGGTCCCAGCAAGGCGGGCACCGCGCTTGCGGACGGCATCACGGGCGCCTTTGCCGTCTCCGGCATCCTCGCGGCGCTGACCGAGCAGCGGATTTCGGGGCAGGGGCAATTCGTCGACGTCGCGATGGCCGATTGCCTGCTGTCGCTGGTGCTCGACGAGCCCTTGGATTGCTACAAGCAGATGGGAATGGCGCCGCGGCAGGGCAATCGCATCATGCGGTTCTCGCCGTTCAACACCTATGCCACGCGCGACGGTGCGATCGCGCTCGGCGCCGCAACAAACGAGGACTGGCTCGCGCTGCTGGGCGTGATGGACCGGCTCGACCTCGCCCAAGACGAAAAATTCATGAACACCGGCTGGCGCGTTGCCAACAATGCGCTCGTCGACGCGATCGTCAGCGAATGGACGCTGGGCCGCACCACGGCGGAGGCGATCGAGGCGCTCAATCGCGGTGATGTCGCGGCAAGTCCGATCCGCGACATCGACGACATCCTCGCCTGGGAGCATCTCAATGCCCGCGACATGCTGCAGGCCGTCGCGCATCCGACCGAGAAGCTGGAGCAACGCGTCATCGGCGCCGGCTTTCCGATCAAGATGGGACGGACGCACAAGGGATACACCGCGCCGGCCCCGACGCTCGGGCAAAATAATCAGGAGATCTATGGCGGTCTGCTCGACCTCTCCGGGCAGAGGATCGGCGATCTGAAGTCGAGGCGGATCATCTGAAGCAAATGACATCGACACAAAGGAGACACCATGTCGCGCGAAATCCTCAAGATGTATTCGGACTACAAGAGCCCTTATGCCTGGCTGGCATTCGATCCGGTGTTCGAGCTGGAGAAGAAGTACGACATCAAGGTGCAGTGGCGGCCGTTCCAGCTGCGGATCAAGGGCTCCGGCCAGCGCAGCGTCTATTCGGAATACAAGGTCAAGTATTCCTACATGGATGCGCGGCGGTCCGCGAACGAGCGCGGCGACAAGAAGATCATCCGCGGCCCGTTGAAGATTTTTGACACCGCGCCGGCGCTGATCGGCGGACTGTTCGCGGAGAAGCAGGGACGCCTGATCGAATACAGCCGGCTTGTTTATGAGCTGTTCTTCCGCCGCGAACTCGCCGTCGACGAGGTCGATGCGGTGGAGCGCTTCATCGTCTCGCTCGGCATGTCCGGTGCCGACTATCGCGCCTATCTCGAGGGCGACGGCCGCCGCGAATATGAGGAGGCGCAACAGGAGAGCCAGGGCGATCACATCTTCGGCGTGCCGATCTGCGTGTTTCGTGGCGAGCAGTTCTGGGGCAACGACCGTGTGCCGATGCTCGAGCGGCGGCTGCAGGAGGTCGGCCTTTCGCTCGCCCGCGAAAAGCAGCCGGCCTGAACGAGAGGCGATCGAGATGACCTTGCCTCCAAAGATGCTGACCGGCTATCGCGTGCTCGATATCACCCAGTTTGTCGCGGGCCCGACCTGCACGCGTCTGCTGGCCGAGGCCGGCGCCGACGTGATCAAGATCGAGCTCGCGCCGTTTGGCGACCGGTCTCGCTTCCAGGGCCTCAAGCCGCGCGATCCCGCCTACAAGAACACGTCGCAGAGCACCTACTTCTTCCAGCAGAACCATTCGAAGCGCAGCCTCGCGCTCGCCTTCAAGCACGAGAAGAGCCGCGAGATCCTGACCCGGCTCGCGGCCAAGGCCGACGTTCTGGTGGAGAATTTTACGCCTGGCGTGATGGAGCGCGCCGGACTTGGCTACGAGACGCTGAAAAAGATCAATCCGCGGCTGATCATGTGCTCGATCTCCTTTGCCGGACAGACCGGTCCGCTCAGCGACAAGCCGGGCTTCGACTATATTGCGCAGGCCTTCGCCGGCATCACCGGCGTGATCGGCGACCCCAACGGGAAGCCGGCGCAGGTGCCTGTCGCGATCGGTGACGCGTCGACGGGCGTTGCTGCGGCGATGGCCGTGGGGTTTGCGCTGCTGCACCGCGAACGCACCGGCGAAGGGCAGTTCATCGAATCGACGCTGCTCGACACCTATTTCCATATGCATGAGGCGAATGTTCCGAAGGTCTCGCTGCGCGGCGACAGCTTTGTGCCGCAGCGGGAAGGCTCGCTGCATCCGAACGGCGGCCCGGTCGGCGTGTTCGATTGCGGCCGGGACGAGTTTCTCGTGATCTGCGCGCTGGCACATCAATGGCCGCAAATGGTTCGGGCGCTGGGGCGGCCGGAGCTCGAGAAGGACCCGCGGTTCGCGTCCGCACGCGCCCGTGCCGACAACAGGGTGCTGGTGGGAGAGATCGTCGAAGCCTGGCTCAAGACGTTTCCGTCGCGCGATGCGGCGATCGCGGCATTGGAAAAGGAGAGAATTCCCTGCGCGCCGGTGCTGACCCTGAATGATGCCATGGCACAGCCGCATCTGATCGAGCGCGGCACGGTCCGCCATGTCAGCGATCCCCGGATCGGCAAGTTTGCCATCCCCGGCGCCCCGATGCGTTTCTCTGAATGGCCACAGCACACCGAGCTGAGAGCCGACCTGCTCGGCGAGCACAATGAGGCGATCCTGGGCGAGCTCGGGCTGTCCGAGCAGGAGATCGACCAGCTCTATGCGGAGAAGGTGCTGGTGCAGGACCGGGAGTTGCGGGCCGGGAGGCGGCTCAGGCAGGCGAGCTGAGCCGCGTCATCATCACGCCGTCAAGCCGACGTGGGCCGATCGAAATACGCGAATGCGGCGCTGGTCAGGCTGCCGAGCAGGGACCAGAACACCAGGCTGGTCAGCGTGACCGCGACCACGAACTGATGCGACAAGGACGAGGGCACGTTGGTCTCGACATGCTCCAGCTCGGGCGCGCCGATCAAATGCGGCAGCATGATCAGGACGACGCCGGCGATCGCGGCCGGTGCCGAACGCCGGAAAACGATCAGGCCCAGGCCGGCCGAAGTCGCCAGCACCGCCGTCACCCACCAGATCTGACGCGACATCAGTGGTGCGGCGGGGACACCCGGCAGTTCAGGCGGCAGCCCGAGACCCGGCGCGATCGTGAAGACGGCAAAACCTGCGAGGCCCCACATCAAGCCTTCGTGCCACGAGATCGGCTCGCCAGTTGCGCCGCTGCGAACCGAGAAGAAGCCGCACAGCAAAAGCGCAAAGCCGATCCCGGTCAGGATGTTCGCCCCCGCCGTATAGAAGGTGCGCTCCAACCCGTCTCGCGGCTCCCAGGCCTCCGCACCATGATCATGAGCGGCTTGATCGTGCACCAGGATTGCACGCGGCGGGGCTGAGGCCTCGTGCTTGTGCTCGGCCGCCTTCTCGTAGACCTCGGCCTTGAGGATCAGGGGGACGGTGCCGAACTGCTGGACCGCCGTGACGATCAGGCCAACGATGAAACCGGCAATGACCGACGAGAAGACGATCGAGCGAAACGTGCTCATGCCAAGGCGGTCAGTGGCAGGGGAACGCGTTGGAGTGGCGCACGTCGTGCGCCGCGTTGTGGATCACGTCGATGTGCGAGAAGCCGACCACGCCGACGATGAACAGACCGAGCGTCATCGCCATCAGGGACTGGGCAAGCCGTCCGACCTGTCCGGTGGCAACCGGCAGATCCGTGACTTGAGCTTGCGTGACCTGGGGTTGGCTCATGGTCGTTCTCCACGTTCGATTTGCTCGGCTTCTAGCAGCTTTCGCGCGATGTCGCGACTGGTAAGATGCAAATTTGTTGCAACAGGGATGCGCTTGCGCAGGATTTTCGCGCGCGCCGCTGCTCTAAACGCTTCTTCAAACTGGCAGAAATAGCCGAGACAGGCATCCGGCGTCGGGTCCGTGCCGAGCAACGTCCGGAATGCGCCCCGATGCACCGCGCAGATCGCGCTGTGCTCCGGGACGCCAAAGACCAGGGAGGCGATGTCGGCGCGCCAATGTGCGTCGCGGCTTGGGGCGCCGCCGGTGGCCGGAGCTCCGTCAGCGTCGGATGGTGAATTCACCCGGACCTCGCCGCGATTCCCATTTGGCCTTCTCGAGCTCCGGACGGTCGCATTCCGCCTGGGGGGTGCCGATGCAGAGGTAGCCGATGAATTTCCAGGCGTCCGGTATTTCCAGAATCTCCTGAATGCGCGCCGGGTTGAGGATCGAGACCCAGCCGAGCCCGATGCCTTCGGCGCGCGCGGCAAGCCACATCGAGCAGATTGCAGCCACCACGGAATATTCTGTTGTCTCCGGCATCGTCGCACGCCCGAGGCCGGAGCCGATGTGGTCGGTCTTGTCGGCAAATACAGCGAGATGGCCGGGCGACTCCTCGAGGCCTGATAGCTTCAATGCGGCATATTTCGCGGCACGCTCGCCCGAGTAAGACCGCAGCGCATCGGCGTTGCAGGTCTTGAAGTCTTCGATCACCGCGCGGCGCCGTGCCGCGTCGTCGACAATCACGAACCGCCAGGGCTGGCTCAACCCGACCGAGGGGGAGAGGCAGGCGACCTCGATCAGCCGCTCGATCGTACCATCCGGCAGCGGATCGGTTCGGAAGCGCCGCACGTCGCGCCGCCACACGAACAGCTCCTGCAGTTGCCGGCGAAACGCATCATCGAACGAGACCATCGCGGGGCCTTTGGCTGGATCCATCGCGGACGTCACTTGAGCTTCATCGGCAGGCCCGCAACGACGAACTCGACCTCGTCTGCCACGCCGGCGATGGTCTGGTTCATGATGCCGGCGGCATCGCGGAAGGTGCGCGCCAGTGCGTTGTCGGGCACGATGCCGAGACCAACCTCGTTGGTGACCAGAACGACCGGGCTGTGCTGACGCGGCAGCGCATCCGCCAGGCGCGTCACTTCCTCGGACCAGTCGCGCTCCGCATGCAGCAGGTTGGACAGCCAGAGCGTCAGGCAATCGACCAGCCTTGCGCCGCCGCCGTCGGTCTCGGACAGCGCGGTGACAAGGTCGAGCGGCACCTCGCGTTCGATCCAGTCACCGCCGCGCCGCGCGCGATGTTTGGCGATCCGCTCGTCCATTTCGGCATCGAGCGCCTCGGCGGTCGCGATATAGACCGGCCGCTCCGGAAAGCTGCGCGCGCGCAATTCGGCGCGCCGGCTTTTCCCGGACCGGGCTCCGCCCGTGATCAGAATGACGGCCATGGGATCTCCTGTCTACGTCCGCTCTAACCACCAATCGCGGTGAAACACAAAGCCGAAATCCGCCACGGAGGGCTTGCACTCGGCCAATGTCTTGCGCATCAGGGGGATCGCGGCGAGGAGAGGGTTAAGTGGGTTTTGCGGGAGCGATGGCGGTGGCGATGGCGGTGGATGCCCTGATCGGCTGGCCGTCGCCGCTGTTTGCGCGCATCGGGCATCCCGTGACCTGGCTCGGCCGGCTGATCCATCTTGTCGACAGCGCCTGGAACCGGGACGCCGATCCGCCGGCGTTTCGCCGCCTCGCCGGTGTCGCGGCCGCTTTCCTGGTGATCGCGCTGGCGACGGCTCTCGGTTGGGCGGTTCAGTCCGTGCTCGCATCCGGATGGGTGCGCGTCGTCCTTGTGGGTGTGTTGGCGTGGCCGCTGGTGGCATTGCGCTCGCTGAATGAGCATGTCGCGGCGGTGGCCAATCCCATGGCATCCGGCGACATCACGGGCGCACGCTCGGCGGTTGCGCAGATTGTCGGACGCGATCCGGCAACGCTCGACGATGCCGGCATCGCGCGCGCGACCCTCGAGAGCCTCGCCGAGAATGCCTCCGACGGCATCGTCGCGCCGGTGTTCTGGGGTGCGCTGTTCGGCCTGCCGGGAATCCTCGGCTACAAGGCGATCAACACGCTGGACTCCATGATCGGCCATCGCACCGAACGGCACGACGCCTTTGGCTGGGCGGCCGCGCGGATCGACGATCTCGCCAATCTCATTCCGGCACGGCTGACCGGGCTGTTGTTCGTGGTGCTCGCGCCGCGGCCATCGCAGGCGTGGTCATGCATGTTGCGTGATGCTCGCCGTCATCGCTCGCCGAATGCCGGCTGGCCGGTGGCGGCGATGGCCGGCGCGCTCGGCGTGCGGCTCAGCGGTCCCCGCATCTATCACGGCAGCATCGCCGATGAGCCCTGGCTGAACGAGGGCGCGCGCGATCCGGCTGCCGCCGACATCTTCGCCGGGCTGAAACTCTATCGTTACGCCATGATGCTGCTGGCCGGGGCGTTCATAGTCCTGGCGCTGGCGTGAAGGAGCGGCGCATGCGCGAGCACGGCGGAAACCTCGATGTCGCCCGGCAACGCTTCGGCGGCGCTGCGGAGGACTGGATCGACCTGTCGACGGGGATCAATCGGGTGCCTTATCCTGACGTCGATGTGGAGCCGCGGCAATGGAGCGCCTTGCCGCCGCGGTCCGAGATCGAATCCCTCCACGCCGCCGCGCGGCAGGCTTACGCGACCGATGCGCCGATCCTGGCAATGGGCGGTGCGCAGGCCGCCATTCAGCTGCTGCCGCAGCTGGCGTCCCGGGGGCGGGCGCGCATCCTTGCGCCGACCTACAATGAGTATGCCGCAGTGTTGTCGGCCGCCGGATGGGACGTCGACGAGGTGTCCGATCTCGCAGCGCTTGCGGGCGCCGATCTTGCCGTCGTCGTCAATCCGAACAATCCCGATGGCCGGCACCATGAGCGGCGCGAGTTGCTCGCGCTACTGCCGCGCGTTGGGCGGCTCGTGATTGACGAGAGTTTTGCGGACGCCGTGCCGGACCTGTCGTTTGCAGGAGAGGCCGGACAACCGGGACTCTTGATCCTGCGCTCATTCGGCAAATTCTACGGACTTGCCGGCTTGCGGCTCGGCTTCGCGATCGGCAGCGAGACGGATATCGCCGCGCTTGCGGCGATGGCGGGCCCATGGCCGGTTTCGGGGGCCGCAATTGCGATCGGCCGGCGGGCGCTGCGCGATCACGACTGGGCAAAGGCGACGGCCGCACGGCTGGCGGACGACTGCGTCAGGCTCGATGCAGCGGTGCGATCGCAGGGTTGGACCCTGGTCGGTGGCACGCCGCTGTTCCGTCTCTACGAGACCGGCGACGCGCTGGCCGCGCAGGACAGGCTTGCCCGCGGGCTGATCTGGTCGCGCGTGTTTCAGCAAAAACCGGGATGGCTGCGCCTCGGTCTGCCCGGCAGCGAGGCCGAATGGTCCCGGCTGTCTGCCGCGCTGTCGCGCTAGCGCGCCAGTGCGAGCAGGCCCTCGACATCGAGATGGGTCTCGATGTGTTCGGCGAGCGCGTCGAGCGCGCTCTCGACCCGGGCGCCGTATGGCTGGTCGGCCACGGGAATATCGAGCTTTGCAAGGAACGCCTTGCGGAATTGGTCCGACGTGAACAGGCCGTGCAGATAGCTGCCGTGAACGCGGCCATCGGCGGAAACGGCACCTTCAGCGGCGCCGTCGAGCGACGCAAATGGCCGCGCGCGATCCGGACCGTCGGTGCGCCCGATGTGAATTTCATAGGCGCTGATCGGCTGAGCTGTGGCAGCATGCAGCGCGCTGACGCGTGTCAGCGTCTTCTGTTCGGTCATGATAGTTGTGACATCAAGAAGCCCGAGGCCGCGCGTTTCGCCGGCGGGACCCTCGATCCCGTCGGGATCGGTGACGCTCTCGCCGAGCATCTGATATCCGCCGCAGAGGCCAAGGACATGGCCGCCGCGGCGATGATGCGCCAGGAGATCGATGTCCCAGCCTTGCGCGCGCAGGAAGGCGAGATCGCCGCGGGTCGATTTCGAGCCGGGCAGGATGACGAGCTTCGCATCACCCGGGATGGCTTCGCCCGGCCGCACCATCACGAGATCGACGCCGGGTTCGAGCTTCAGCGGATCGAAATCGTCGAAATTGGCGATCCGTGACAGCGCAAGGAAGGCGATCTTGCACCGGCCGGGCTTGCGCGCGTCGGCGAGCCCGAGCGCGTCTTCAGCCGGAAGTTCGCCGGCGCGGGCAAACCACGGCAGCACACCAAAGCCGCGCCATGCGGTGCGGGCTTCGATCAAGCGGTAGCCGTCGTCGAACAGCGTCGGATCGCCGCGGAACTTGTTGATGACAAAACCCTGGACCATCGCGGCATCCTCGGGATCGATCACCGCCTGGATACCGACGAGTTGCGCGATGACGCCGCCGCGGTCGATGTCGCCGACCAGCACCACGGGGACGTCAGCTTTGCGCGCAAACCCCATATTGGCGATATCGGATTTGCGCAAATTGACTTCGGCGGGGCTGCCGGCGCCTTCGACCAGCACCAGATCGGCGCGATCCTTGAGGCGCCCAAAACTCTCCAGCACCGCGCCCATCAGCGACGGTTTCATAGCGGAATATTCGCGCGCGCGTGCGGTCGCGATCCGCTTGCCGTGCACGATGATCTGGGCACCGACATCGCTCTCCGGCTTCAGCAGCACCGGGTTCATGTCGGTGTGCGGCTCGACACCGGCGGCGAGCGCCTGCAGGGCCTGCGCACGTCCGATCTCGCCGCCGTCGATGGTCACGGCGGCGTTGTTGGACATGTTCTGCGGCTTGAAAGGCAAGACGCGCAGGCCGCGCCGTCCGGCAGCGCGCGCCAGGCCCGCGACGATGAGCGACTTGCCCACGTCCGAGCCGGCTCCCTGGATCATCAATGCGCGCGCCATGGTGCTTGTCAGAACTCGACGCCCGGCTGGGCCTTGATGCCGGAGCGGAACGGATGCTTCACCAGCGTCATCTCGGTGACGAGGTCGGCGATCTCGATCAATTCATCCTTGGCGTTGCGACCGGTGAGCACGACATGCGTCATCGGCGGCTTCGACGTGGTCAGGAAGTCGACGACATCGGCGATGGCGAGATAATCGTAGCGCAGTGCGATGTTGATCTCGTCGAGCACGACCATGCGCAGGCTCGGGTCTGCGATCAGCTGCTTGGCCTTTTCCCAACCCGCTTGGGCCGCCGCGATGTCGCGCGCGCGATCCTGCGTTTCCCAGGTAAAACCTTCGCCCATCGCGTGGAATTGGCAGAGTTCGCCGAAATGCCCGGTGAGCAGGCGGCGCTCGCCGGTATCCCAGGCGCCCTTGATGAACTGCACCACCGCGCAGGGAAAGCCATGCGCCACGCAGCGCACGATCATGCCGAAGGCCGAGGAGGACTTTCCCTTGCCGGCGCCGGTATGAACGATGATCAGACCCTTTTCGCCGCTCTTGG
It includes:
- a CDS encoding CaiB/BaiF CoA transferase family protein — its product is MTASLNMTAQGALRGVRVLDLTRFYSGPFATLMLAGFGAEVIRIDTPEQGDPTMTGPPFLGRDGVALERKHDSDLGLAYLKRCRDKKSITLNMRSAEGMELFHALLRKSDILVENLRPGAAERLGIDYEANRQVNPAIVHCALTGYGSTGADRRLKAYDLMIQAASGLMSITGAPDSGPSKAGTALADGITGAFAVSGILAALTEQRISGQGQFVDVAMADCLLSLVLDEPLDCYKQMGMAPRQGNRIMRFSPFNTYATRDGAIALGAATNEDWLALLGVMDRLDLAQDEKFMNTGWRVANNALVDAIVSEWTLGRTTAEAIEALNRGDVAASPIRDIDDILAWEHLNARDMLQAVAHPTEKLEQRVIGAGFPIKMGRTHKGYTAPAPTLGQNNQEIYGGLLDLSGQRIGDLKSRRII
- a CDS encoding DsbA family protein, whose amino-acid sequence is MSREILKMYSDYKSPYAWLAFDPVFELEKKYDIKVQWRPFQLRIKGSGQRSVYSEYKVKYSYMDARRSANERGDKKIIRGPLKIFDTAPALIGGLFAEKQGRLIEYSRLVYELFFRRELAVDEVDAVERFIVSLGMSGADYRAYLEGDGRREYEEAQQESQGDHIFGVPICVFRGEQFWGNDRVPMLERRLQEVGLSLAREKQPA
- a CDS encoding CaiB/BaiF CoA transferase family protein, giving the protein MTLPPKMLTGYRVLDITQFVAGPTCTRLLAEAGADVIKIELAPFGDRSRFQGLKPRDPAYKNTSQSTYFFQQNHSKRSLALAFKHEKSREILTRLAAKADVLVENFTPGVMERAGLGYETLKKINPRLIMCSISFAGQTGPLSDKPGFDYIAQAFAGITGVIGDPNGKPAQVPVAIGDASTGVAAAMAVGFALLHRERTGEGQFIESTLLDTYFHMHEANVPKVSLRGDSFVPQREGSLHPNGGPVGVFDCGRDEFLVICALAHQWPQMVRALGRPELEKDPRFASARARADNRVLVGEIVEAWLKTFPSRDAAIAALEKERIPCAPVLTLNDAMAQPHLIERGTVRHVSDPRIGKFAIPGAPMRFSEWPQHTELRADLLGEHNEAILGELGLSEQEIDQLYAEKVLVQDRELRAGRRLRQAS
- a CDS encoding CbtA family protein: MSTFRSIVFSSVIAGFIVGLIVTAVQQFGTVPLILKAEVYEKAAEHKHEASAPPRAILVHDQAAHDHGAEAWEPRDGLERTFYTAGANILTGIGFALLLCGFFSVRSGATGEPISWHEGLMWGLAGFAVFTIAPGLGLPPELPGVPAAPLMSRQIWWVTAVLATSAGLGLIVFRRSAPAAIAGVVLIMLPHLIGAPELEHVETNVPSSLSHQFVVAVTLTSLVFWSLLGSLTSAAFAYFDRPTSA
- a CDS encoding CbtB domain-containing protein; this translates as MSQPQVTQAQVTDLPVATGQVGRLAQSLMAMTLGLFIVGVVGFSHIDVIHNAAHDVRHSNAFPCH
- the bluB gene encoding 5,6-dimethylbenzimidazole synthase — protein: MVSFDDAFRRQLQELFVWRRDVRRFRTDPLPDGTIERLIEVACLSPSVGLSQPWRFVIVDDAARRRAVIEDFKTCNADALRSYSGERAAKYAALKLSGLEESPGHLAVFADKTDHIGSGLGRATMPETTEYSVVAAICSMWLAARAEGIGLGWVSILNPARIQEILEIPDAWKFIGYLCIGTPQAECDRPELEKAKWESRRGPGEFTIRR
- the cobU gene encoding bifunctional adenosylcobinamide kinase/adenosylcobinamide-phosphate guanylyltransferase, which gives rise to MAVILITGGARSGKSRRAELRARSFPERPVYIATAEALDAEMDERIAKHRARRGGDWIEREVPLDLVTALSETDGGGARLVDCLTLWLSNLLHAERDWSEEVTRLADALPRQHSPVVLVTNEVGLGIVPDNALARTFRDAAGIMNQTIAGVADEVEFVVAGLPMKLK
- the cbiB gene encoding adenosylcobinamide-phosphate synthase CbiB; translated protein: MGFAGAMAVAMAVDALIGWPSPLFARIGHPVTWLGRLIHLVDSAWNRDADPPAFRRLAGVAAAFLVIALATALGWAVQSVLASGWVRVVLVGVLAWPLVALRSLNEHVAAVANPMASGDITGARSAVAQIVGRDPATLDDAGIARATLESLAENASDGIVAPVFWGALFGLPGILGYKAINTLDSMIGHRTERHDAFGWAAARIDDLANLIPARLTGLLFVVLAPRPSQAWSCMLRDARRHRSPNAGWPVAAMAGALGVRLSGPRIYHGSIADEPWLNEGARDPAAADIFAGLKLYRYAMMLLAGAFIVLALA
- the cobD gene encoding threonine-phosphate decarboxylase CobD — encoded protein: MREHGGNLDVARQRFGGAAEDWIDLSTGINRVPYPDVDVEPRQWSALPPRSEIESLHAAARQAYATDAPILAMGGAQAAIQLLPQLASRGRARILAPTYNEYAAVLSAAGWDVDEVSDLAALAGADLAVVVNPNNPDGRHHERRELLALLPRVGRLVIDESFADAVPDLSFAGEAGQPGLLILRSFGKFYGLAGLRLGFAIGSETDIAALAAMAGPWPVSGAAIAIGRRALRDHDWAKATAARLADDCVRLDAAVRSQGWTLVGGTPLFRLYETGDALAAQDRLARGLIWSRVFQQKPGWLRLGLPGSEAEWSRLSAALSR
- a CDS encoding cobyric acid synthase; the encoded protein is MARALMIQGAGSDVGKSLIVAGLARAAGRRGLRVLPFKPQNMSNNAAVTIDGGEIGRAQALQALAAGVEPHTDMNPVLLKPESDVGAQIIVHGKRIATARAREYSAMKPSLMGAVLESFGRLKDRADLVLVEGAGSPAEVNLRKSDIANMGFARKADVPVVLVGDIDRGGVIAQLVGIQAVIDPEDAAMVQGFVINKFRGDPTLFDDGYRLIEARTAWRGFGVLPWFARAGELPAEDALGLADARKPGRCKIAFLALSRIANFDDFDPLKLEPGVDLVMVRPGEAIPGDAKLVILPGSKSTRGDLAFLRAQGWDIDLLAHHRRGGHVLGLCGGYQMLGESVTDPDGIEGPAGETRGLGLLDVTTIMTEQKTLTRVSALHAATAQPISAYEIHIGRTDGPDRARPFASLDGAAEGAVSADGRVHGSYLHGLFTSDQFRKAFLAKLDIPVADQPYGARVESALDALAEHIETHLDVEGLLALAR
- the cobO gene encoding cob(I)yrinic acid a,c-diamide adenosyltransferase produces the protein MISEENGAEDEVGSSEVSLDARHATKMAKKKVARDKIMATKSGEKGLIIVHTGAGKGKSSSAFGMIVRCVAHGFPCAVVQFIKGAWDTGERRLLTGHFGELCQFHAMGEGFTWETQDRARDIAAAQAGWEKAKQLIADPSLRMVVLDEINIALRYDYLAIADVVDFLTTSKPPMTHVVLTGRNAKDELIEIADLVTEMTLVKHPFRSGIKAQPGVEF